The DNA region tattgatatgagaccacttggatattgttcctaattaattaagcttgattcatgccaattttcatgttctgttttggattatttctcccactttgaccctaggccttgtcctagtggtttgtgcttatggtTGAGTTGTGTTTTtaggataagaagcatatggccttgaggaattgGTTCATTGGCTTGAGCTAcctatttgattgatgttgattaacattgagttgtcttgtaggtggattagctcctttgagttgagcttgtgctttgccttggtgcattgatgcttgtctATTTAATtgtgtactgttgactgttgaccactagtctgtctgtttgacttttgttgacttgtatactgattgtgttagattgttttcaggtaccttagttgctatagttcctttgtgaacttgcttttgctttgcttggttgcataagcactgaggtataatttcactaacttcatgtagtctggaagacctgtcttgttacttgggcaggcacctgtctgaagtcctccttaagaggcaatgcttgtgtttgtttatctttgtgccaagcaggaaaagacctttgataaggcaattggcagataaaagagatgtgtagtccatctcctgctattcagtgtgtcatccctttgctcacattacatgttgatgcattgtggatattaacccaagatccttgttgaatcagtcatgtggatagaagagttcctgctttctgaactcccacaccttctatttgagtcaagctctcccaggccagggataagagctgtgaagtcttatcttcacttcccatttcatctgcttcaccctaactctcaatgttagggttaagagctaacatcacccgattccagttggcttgtgtttcacatcctaaccttgtgtgagcccactttgtttatatatagtgtgtgctatttgtgtgattgtttgctttgcttgtgctgtttaggtttagcttgctccctgtgcaagttagatagaaaccttgacctaggaccatggtgaatttgcatgataactattaggctcgagttagtctcccttctagtatgtcatttcccagtctctggttaggttagtcctttgtccctgcgtaggggaactatgtcgccctgatcctcataccagatgaggtacgtaggcaggagatgagttgatctctccgggcgccctttttgcttttgtcccttgtgtgtgttaggagatggatgtaagaccagcgattggcattcggtttccatgtttgcctgtttgtgtggagtctgacgtaagtccagcgattggcagtcggtttcctgtgtggttttgtttggcgtgcgttagccgagctacgagtgctctgattcttctcctgtcagagaagatacgtatgcataggatgcgacatcctagcgagcacgttttcccctttgtcccgaactacatcgactctgatgtctgtgcctgacagactacgtaggcctaggatgcgatatcctgccgagttagtttcttttgttttcctgtgtctctttcagccaatgtgtgtttgtgagcagttttagcaacctttcttctattcttttgagcgtggatcccgtcgagtacgacggatgcgtaggggtgctaataccttcccttcgcataaccaactcccgatcccatctctctttggtcgcgagaccatgtcttttccaggtttacttcgagcgtttcctttccctctttgggataaataacgcacggtggcggctctgttgtttcgttttcccgccggttttttcgcgtaatgcgacaataaCCTGCGTCTTCCTTCAATATATTAAGTATCTGCACCAATTTCCCTAGTCACAAGTTATGGAGTAGTCTCATCATCTGAAGGTTTTAAACTGGCTTACCCCAGTGTCTTAAAACTATATTCTCTTGATTAACCATTCTTGGGAGTGATTGACTTCTTGTGCTCTTGAGGTGGCCTACCCCAATACGAGCCTTGAAGTAAATTTTCCCTCTCTTGATGATTCAGAGAGATTTGTAGAATCTCGACGTGGCTACCCCAGATTGATTGCATCATGAAGAGATATGAGCTATGGGATATCAGAAGAAATGTTCGATCTTCCCATTATATAAGCTTTCCCGATGTCAAGTGCCTGTTCGCAAGTAAAAATGCTCgttttgaaaatgataattgtaatgtcatgCCCATGCCAGTTTCAAAACTCAAATATGTTCACTAAGATTCTGACATATAGTGAATGAAACACTAATTAGAATGCCATATCAATATCAATGCAAATGACAAGaaaatctttaggagtcagctTCAAAACGATCTTACCATATCATGCTTTCGaaataaaccctgcttcaattaggtattttgagggttgtaacatggcttggttcacggttttataaagaaaggatataaggctcaagACATATTCTAACCCACCCATTATATGCGATGTTCTCCAGTCTTACATCCAGTTAGCTCAAAACGAGCGTTCATCTTTGAGAAAGGATTTTGAATAGTATCAATGGTTAAGGAACCCATGAGAGTTTAGAGCGACGGTCATTCACCTTTTGCTTTTGTTTGCAGCCATAGAGATTTTCTTTTGCTGAGGATTTAGTTTTTGATCCTCTACTCTTTTGTCTTTTGCTTTACTTTCCCTTATTTTTGCCTGGACCGATCCTTTTGGAtttcaatccaccgggatgccctaactttttcctaagtCAATCTTGTTTTCAAGCTTTTGACTTAGAGGTCTTTtgatttgattttgatttgattttgatGTTTTTTTTACATTTTTCTTTTCCAATTGGAACAACTCTTTGTGACATTTTCTTTCTTGATTTGTTGTAAGGTTCGTGACTGTCTTACTCCTTTTATTGGTAAGGGATAACCATTTGCGAATTTTTGATTCGATCCTCTTGAGAGGATATGATGTGATTGATCCTTTGATGAGATAATCTCCTTCTAAAATTTGAATGCAAGGTCAAACAAACTGAATACTACCCCGTCCCTGGTTAAACATGAGGGTTCTACGCATtaaagaaagaaactcctacttcaagtcccaaaggggttgactagggattaacttccttatatctctggtgtttagggattgaaaaatgccttacatcatcagcacAATTTTATTCAAAAGAATACAGGTAACAATCTTGCATACTTTATTTGCATTACTCTCTTTTGATTTTGCTTGAGCAACAGTTTGATACTGATAAACAAAATATGAGTTAACACGAATGGGTTTAAACAAAACATGcacatttatttcattattattatcatctgaAAACCAGTCAAGTTTTACAAATGAACTACAATTAAGAAACAAGAAAATATTACAAATGAGATATGACTGAACAATATGATATTGCTGATATGACTAGCCTTGATACTCCTCTGAACCTGAACAAATTCCACCAGCAACTGCATCTATTATCTGTACATTATGATACGAAAATGGGTTAGTTATGACACTGGGCCATTCCTCTGAGAAAAACAAGATCTTCTGATCAATAAGCTCTTGTACCCTGGCCTTGAAGACCAAAAAATCCTCCGTAGAATGTCCTAAGTATCTGGTGTGGAACGCGCAAGACACATTAGGGTTATGTTTGTGATTGTAGGGAGGAGTCATAGGCTGAATCTCCTTTGGCACAATTGCCCCTTGCTAGACAAGATACAGTAGCAACTAAGTGTATGATACATGGATCTAGTCATGCTGAGGATGCTTTTTATCATAACGTTTGCCCTGACCCTAATTCTGGTTCCTGTTATTCTGTGAAGGCCACTGATTCTACAAAACTAGAGCCTGTGGAGGTTGCTGATACAAAGGTTGGCATGCAGGAAGATGATATTGGGCAGCGGCAATGTATGGACAAGGGTAATATGGAACATGATCCATAAGTGCTTGAACTTAAGGGTAGACATTTTCTATCACAACAGTTGCCTCAGcctctttcttcttagcaaaacCATGAGATTACTTGACCACTGTTTGATTATTAATACTAGAAATCTTCCCTATTTTAAGCCCATTCTCAAGTCGTTCTCCAATGGTTACTATGTCGGCAAAGTTGGACGATGAGCTACCAACCATCTTCTCATAGTACATACATTGAAGAATGCTCATGAAGATATCAACCAATTTAGCGTCTGCCAGTGTAGGTCTAACTCGAGAAGTAAtttcacgccacctctgagcatattctttgaatgtttcaCTGCTCTTGCAGGCTTGATTTTGCAGTTGTAACCTGGTGGGAGCCATATCTAGGTTATACTCATATTGCTTGAGAAAGGCTTCATACAAGTCCTTCCAAGATCTGATTTTACTACgctctaagctcatgtaccaGTCTAAGGATGCCCTAGATAAGGtgtcttggaagaaatggagaagAAGCTCATCATTATCAATGCAGGATGACATCTTCCTACAATACATAATAATATGACTTCTAGGACAACCTAAACCCTTGTATTTTGGTAGATCTGGCGCTTTGAACTTATGAGGAAGCACCACATTAGCAACTAGGCATAAGTCTCTAGCATCCATATCGTAGGAGGAGAAACCTTAAATGGATCTAATCCTCTCATCCAGTAACTGATAGTCTACCCGTCTGTTCTGATCTGAACCAAAAGCAATATGATTAGCAGGCTGAAGATAAGCTTGATGATTGGGAAGTTGAACACCCTGAGAAACTACTTGAGCAAGGACTGGAGGAGGAGTAAATTTGGGATACCCTTCAAGATGCACCAATCCTGGATTAATCAATATTCTGACCATATTGACCCTAATATAGAGCATAGGGTGCCCCAGGATACACAAATGGAGGTGAAACATCAAAAGATGCCCTAAGATAAGGAGGAGGTATCTGAACACCTTGATTCAAATTCTGAACAATAGGTTTAGTATCTCGAGGAAGAAGACTAGGGCCTATTTACTCATCTTCGCTGTCATCAGGAGTTTCAACAATGGTTGGTGCACAACCTTTAAGAGCTTGTTCTGAGTTGATCTCATGGTTTCCAGCACTATCCATCTAAGGAGAGTGAGTGTTCATGCTCCAAGGATGGGTAACAGAGTTCCCATTGGTAGGATGTATAACAAAAGGTTGATATGGCATAAAAGCATTCCCATTAGCAACTTAGGGAGGAAAGTTCGGAGGCAACCCCCACGGATAGACAACAACATGCCTACTAGGACCCGACTAAAAGATCGGTTGGCTTACCACATATTGAATCATAATATCAATAACATCATAAACAGAAGAGGTGACAAAGATGGAATAAGTAGCAGGATTAGCAGAGGTAAAGGTATTAGCCTTCTGAGCTTGAAGGTACTCCAATATGGTGTTCATGTTGTCTCAGAAAAGGTTCATTTCTCCATGGAATTAGGCCAAAGCCTCCTTTACAACAACATTCTCGTGTTCCATATCTTCCATGATTATGGACTTGTTAGCTCTTGTGAAGTACTAGTGTCAAAGATTTGTCATCTTTCTGGCTGAGGAAAGGACAATGTGAGCTCTTTCTGGTTGAtatgcatgagatgcaaatgaaTGAATGCATATGTTGGGGATGGAATGAAAATAATTATGCAACATCCATAGAATCAAAACATGGATGGAATAATAATTCAGGTTTAATACTCCAACGTATATAGAACAATGCAATAATGATATGCAATGATGTATGTTAGCAACATAAAATAATTCGGATAATCTGCGTATACGGCCCGATGCAGGATCAAAGGTCTGACGTCCATGAGAATGAAGGTATCTAGATTCTATGGTTTCATGTAGA from Lathyrus oleraceus cultivar Zhongwan6 chromosome 1, CAAS_Psat_ZW6_1.0, whole genome shotgun sequence includes:
- the LOC127095546 gene encoding uncharacterized protein LOC127095546, which translates into the protein MDARDLCLVANVVLPHKFKAPDLPKYKGLGCPRSHIIMYCRKMSSCIDNDELLLHFFQDTLSRASLDWYMSLERSKIRSWKDLYEAFLKQYEYNLDMAPTRLQLQNQACKSSETFKEYAQRWREITSRVRPTLADAKLVDIFMSILQCMYYEKMVGSSSSNFADIVTIGERLENGLKIGKISSINNQTVVK